From one Melospiza melodia melodia isolate bMelMel2 chromosome 4, bMelMel2.pri, whole genome shotgun sequence genomic stretch:
- the ATP6V1E1 gene encoding V-type proton ATPase subunit E 1 encodes MALSDADVQKQIKHMMAFIEQEANEKAEEIDAKAEEEFNIEKGRLVQTQRLKIMEYYEKKEKQIEQQKKIQMSNLMNQARLKVLKARDDLIADLLNEAKQRLAKVVKDSARYQTLLDGLVLQGFYQLLEPRLVVRCRKQDLPMVKTAVHKSIPIYKNAIKRDVDVHIDQDSFLPEDIAGGVEIYNGDGKIKVSNTLESRLDLVAQQMMPEIRVALFGANANRKFLD; translated from the exons ATGGCGCTCAGCGATGCGGACGTGCAGAAGCAG ATCAAGCACATGATGGCTTTCATTGAGCAGGAAGCCAATGAAAAGGCTGAAGAAATAGATGCCAAG GCAGAAGAAGAATTCAACATTGAGAAGGGTCGCCTTGTTCAGACACAGAGGCTGAAAATCATGGAGTATTATGAAAAGAAGGAGAAGCAAATTGAACAGCAAAAGAAAAT CCAGATGTCCAACCTGATGAATCAAGCAAGGCTGAAGGTCCTCAAGGCAAGGGATGACCTTATTGCA GATTTGCTGAATGAGGCCAAGCAGAGACTTGCCAAGGTGGTGAAAGATTCTGCCAGGTACCAGACACTGCTGGATGGACTAGTTCTACAG GGGTTCTACCAGCTGCTTGAGCCCAGATTAGTTGTTCGGTGCAGGAAGCAGGATCTCCCCATGGTTAAG ACTGCTGTACACAAGAGCATTCCCATCTACAAAAATGCCATAAAAAGGGATGTGGACGTTCATATTGACCAAGACAGCTTCCTGCCAGAAGATAT TGCTGGTGGTGTTGAAATCTACAATGGTGATGGCAAAATTAAAGTTTCCAATACCCTGGAAAGTCGGCTGGACCTTGTAGCCCAGCAG ATGATGCCAGAAATCAGAGTGGCTCTCTTTGGTGCTAATGCCAACAGGAAGTTTTTGGACTAA